From the genome of Sphingobacterium kitahiroshimense, one region includes:
- a CDS encoding ABC transporter permease, whose amino-acid sequence MLALAFKFIKYDRAKSVGIITAIVISIFLIGQQLGLLFFLMGLMGNLVGNAPVQENDLWIIEAQSNNINAVNSIDKRLVQQIGSLNDIEHTYPVILAPARATFLDGKTASVTLIGADAPDFVMGPKTERIKEGNLSSLTTPSTVSAEFFSSKTWNTNLFVDKAIEINGQSAKISVITKQAQAFGASLMYTSMENAIFLGNVSPFKVNIIIARLKPGTDKEKVRNDIQQLFPQLRAWDAKKLQQSTIKEILITSNMGMSFGTLVLFAMISGFFIIGLTLYSSALDRIKDYGTLKAIGAKKSYVNKLIIAQAFLYAVIGYLIAMFLLAGFKFGVAGAGLVIDISPLFALFLLFITLLISIGGSLFAVRKITKLEPASVF is encoded by the coding sequence ATGTTAGCATTAGCTTTTAAATTCATCAAATATGATCGCGCAAAAAGTGTAGGAATCATTACGGCAATTGTCATCAGTATCTTTCTAATCGGACAACAGCTCGGGCTCCTTTTTTTTCTGATGGGGCTAATGGGAAATCTAGTGGGCAATGCTCCTGTTCAAGAAAATGATCTATGGATTATTGAAGCACAGAGTAACAATATAAATGCTGTAAATAGTATCGATAAGCGACTGGTTCAGCAAATAGGGAGCTTAAACGATATTGAGCATACCTATCCTGTAATATTAGCACCAGCACGAGCAACTTTTTTAGATGGAAAAACGGCTTCAGTAACGCTAATTGGTGCCGATGCTCCAGACTTTGTTATGGGCCCTAAGACCGAAAGGATAAAGGAAGGAAATTTATCTTCATTAACAACTCCAAGTACAGTGTCGGCCGAGTTTTTCAGTTCAAAAACATGGAATACAAATTTATTTGTCGATAAAGCCATCGAAATCAATGGTCAAAGTGCCAAAATTAGTGTAATAACAAAGCAAGCGCAAGCTTTCGGAGCAAGTTTAATGTATACCTCTATGGAAAATGCCATATTTCTGGGAAATGTATCTCCTTTTAAAGTCAACATCATTATTGCAAGATTAAAGCCCGGAACAGATAAGGAAAAGGTACGCAACGATATTCAGCAATTATTTCCACAGCTCCGTGCTTGGGATGCCAAGAAATTGCAACAGTCAACAATCAAAGAAATCTTGATTACCTCCAATATGGGAATGAGCTTTGGAACTCTTGTCCTTTTCGCTATGATTAGTGGCTTTTTCATTATCGGACTTACCTTATATTCATCTGCTTTAGATAGAATTAAAGATTATGGGACGCTAAAAGCGATCGGAGCAAAAAAAAGCTATGTAAATAAACTTATTATTGCTCAAGCATTTTTATATGCTGTCATTGGCTATCTTATTGCCATGTTTTTATTGGCAGGATTTAAATTCGGTGTTGCCGGTGCTGGATTAGTAATTGATATTTCCCCACTTTTTGCCTTGTTTCTACTATTCATTACATTGCTTATTTCAATTGGCGGTTCATTATTTGCAGTTAGAAAAATAACCAAATTAGAACCGGCATCTGTTTTTTAA
- a CDS encoding TolC family protein: MKKILFTILTIFPIFVQAQKLSIAQLWKEVDKNLIYQQDLLKRGIKIQELKELRNTRIPVFYIDANLQRNLIIPTTPVPAIAFDPNALEGAILPLKFATKWSSKAGIQMEWNLFDPKRQLDEKQKSFEIQKEDINKEQHIQEWKKNATLAYASVVLATQQYELAVQDSASYNEILKISKARYEAGRLPSSQYLNAQQEYEQHLIGLYDAWSVLEDADLELRKYTDLAQTQSLNSNIEEICSFVKNLQQENYTIKSLELDQQINKLQMQGVKKQLLPSLSTNAYLGKQYFSNEFRLDRGHSWYGNSYINLVLRIPLSAYFTAQPTLKKEILNSGVLELQLQQEQQIDQINTQQQIVKIKTAQQKLFRFHNIEQLAAQEKKEQESRYREGRSMLSDYNQSILSYHKAKQNVWQAEFDLIKLLLDKIGVNQSN; encoded by the coding sequence ATGAAGAAGATCCTATTTACTATACTAACAATTTTTCCAATCTTCGTTCAAGCACAAAAATTGAGCATTGCACAACTATGGAAAGAGGTTGATAAAAACCTCATATACCAACAAGATCTTTTAAAAAGAGGAATTAAAATACAGGAATTAAAAGAATTAAGAAATACTCGTATTCCGGTATTTTACATAGATGCTAACCTGCAACGGAATCTTATTATCCCGACCACGCCAGTCCCGGCAATTGCATTTGATCCGAATGCATTGGAAGGTGCTATACTTCCTTTAAAATTTGCCACAAAATGGTCTTCCAAAGCGGGAATACAGATGGAATGGAATTTATTTGATCCAAAACGACAGCTCGATGAGAAACAAAAATCATTTGAAATACAAAAAGAAGATATCAACAAAGAGCAACATATACAAGAGTGGAAAAAAAATGCTACACTAGCTTATGCTTCTGTTGTACTTGCAACACAACAGTATGAGCTCGCAGTACAGGATTCTGCTTCTTATAATGAAATTTTGAAAATTAGCAAAGCTCGTTATGAAGCTGGACGTCTCCCATCTAGTCAGTATTTAAATGCGCAACAAGAATATGAACAGCATCTGATCGGACTATACGATGCTTGGTCGGTTCTAGAAGATGCTGACTTAGAGTTAAGAAAGTATACCGATCTCGCTCAAACACAATCCTTAAATTCAAATATCGAGGAAATCTGTTCTTTCGTCAAAAATTTGCAACAGGAAAATTATACCATTAAGTCATTAGAATTAGATCAACAGATCAACAAATTACAGATGCAAGGTGTCAAAAAACAGCTGTTGCCGTCCCTATCAACAAACGCCTACCTAGGGAAACAGTATTTTAGTAATGAATTCCGCTTGGATAGAGGCCATTCGTGGTATGGAAATAGTTACATTAATCTAGTGCTTCGCATACCCTTATCCGCTTATTTTACCGCACAGCCAACCTTGAAAAAAGAAATATTAAATTCAGGTGTATTGGAATTACAATTACAACAGGAACAGCAAATCGACCAGATCAATACGCAACAGCAAATTGTTAAAATTAAGACTGCACAACAAAAACTCTTCCGCTTTCATAATATTGAACAATTGGCAGCACAAGAAAAAAAAGAACAAGAATCACGATATCGAGAAGGACGCTCCATGTTATCAGATTACAATCAATCAATTCTCTCCTATCATAAAGCCAAACAGAATGTATGGCAAGCAGAATTTGATCTGATCAAATTACTCTTAGATAAAATAGGAGTTAATCAATCAAATTGA
- a CDS encoding FAD-dependent oxidoreductase has translation MKGVENKGTYWVMCRECLGRGKKRRKLSKKVRLNYQLACDQFETMKGEGNVPVRPKGHQYTCLHCNGSGLILSNEPVIPDEEHYPHVAIIGAGIGGIALAVACMHRGIPFTLYERDRDFSTRSQGYGLTLQQASKAISSLGILTLDEGVVSTKHVVHTTAGEVIGEWGMRKWLSSDVEMVAKRSNVHIARQSLRQALLQQLGGNDRIKWAHQLVNFKQDENGRAVLDFQVNGEIITSKADLVVGADGIRSSVRKLLLGDDVNPLRYLDCMVILGICSLSALNNITSTLLDGATVFQTANGNDRIYIMPYTSDSVMWQLSFPVSENEAKALSLQGPQALKEEACRRTPWHDPIPQILAATEVDLISGYPVYDRALLEAGLMDNGKQVTLIGDAAHPMSPFKGQGANQALLDALALARGISKGCGSSHWKKTGIRESVLMEYESEMITRSAVKVKDSADAAKFLHSEMVLFESDAPRGSCVKKIE, from the coding sequence GTGAAGGGAGTAGAAAATAAAGGAACTTATTGGGTGATGTGCCGGGAATGCTTGGGACGCGGAAAAAAAAGACGTAAGCTTAGTAAGAAAGTACGGTTAAATTACCAGCTTGCATGCGATCAATTTGAAACAATGAAAGGTGAGGGCAATGTACCTGTTCGCCCTAAAGGTCATCAATATACTTGTTTGCACTGTAATGGTTCGGGCTTGATTCTGTCTAACGAACCAGTTATACCTGACGAAGAGCATTATCCACATGTTGCTATTATTGGTGCGGGTATTGGTGGTATTGCGCTAGCGGTGGCGTGTATGCACCGTGGTATTCCTTTTACGCTTTATGAACGCGATCGTGACTTTAGCACTAGGTCTCAGGGTTATGGACTTACTTTGCAACAGGCTAGTAAAGCTATTTCTTCATTAGGTATTTTAACTTTGGACGAAGGTGTGGTTTCCACAAAGCATGTGGTTCATACAACTGCAGGTGAAGTGATAGGTGAGTGGGGGATGAGGAAATGGTTGTCTTCGGATGTTGAGATGGTTGCGAAACGTTCGAATGTACATATAGCCCGTCAATCACTACGGCAGGCACTTTTACAGCAGCTTGGTGGAAATGATAGAATTAAGTGGGCACATCAATTGGTGAATTTTAAGCAAGATGAGAACGGGAGGGCTGTCTTAGATTTCCAAGTGAACGGTGAAATCATAACTTCGAAAGCCGATTTAGTAGTTGGTGCAGATGGTATTCGAAGTTCTGTCCGCAAGTTATTGCTTGGTGATGATGTGAATCCTTTACGTTATCTTGATTGTATGGTGATATTGGGTATTTGTTCTTTGAGTGCGCTCAATAATATCACAAGCACTTTATTGGACGGTGCGACGGTTTTTCAAACAGCTAATGGAAATGATCGTATTTATATCATGCCCTATACTTCAGATTCTGTTATGTGGCAACTTAGTTTTCCTGTCTCTGAAAATGAAGCAAAAGCTTTAAGTTTACAGGGACCGCAGGCCCTTAAAGAGGAGGCATGCCGCAGGACGCCATGGCACGATCCTATTCCTCAGATTCTAGCTGCTACCGAGGTTGATCTTATTTCAGGTTATCCTGTGTATGATCGAGCGTTACTTGAAGCGGGGCTTATGGATAATGGGAAGCAGGTAACATTAATCGGAGATGCGGCCCATCCTATGAGTCCCTTTAAAGGACAAGGGGCAAATCAAGCCTTACTGGACGCATTGGCATTAGCGCGGGGTATTTCAAAAGGATGTGGATCATCTCATTGGAAAAAAACTGGAATAAGGGAATCCGTGTTGATGGAGTATGAGTCAGAAATGATAACACGGAGTGCTGTCAAAGTGAAGGATTCTGCAGATGCTGCGAAATTTCTGCATTCAGAAATGGTACTTTTTGAAAGTGATGCGCCTAGAGGGAGCTGTGTAAAGAAAATTGAATAG
- a CDS encoding prolyl oligopeptidase family serine peptidase — protein MQYQQSLLNIKSIFIILFLSLIIIPSSAQNIHRFTEGLSIEASFTYGREAIYTDELLWYFYQHKLSTPVAGTTLDGKDDKALWTIVKADTSGFFRRQQNRATNLQQPNNPPGPGRIAQQSQNTTSAASTYRGPRPSYLYLTYHSNKEQAALLNIRGNSAVLINGEMHTGDPYRMGWLYIPVQLKKGLNEFYVRGSFIAATLSFPKNKIQIATEDLTLPDIVQGKQNQNLLIGLVLINTSNKNIHNIKIQSNTGGRKVISTAPVLMANSTRKIIVPVDASAINSLGEVQTDIAIWDKEKLIETKKIPLRSVSGNTPYRITFISKIDNSLQYYAVNPALGGEKAGDALFFSVHGAGVEALGQAQAYQAKDWGTLVAPTNRRPRGFNWEDWGRMDALEVLDLAQQTLKPDSQKIYLTGHSMGGHGTWFLGATYPEKWAAIAPCAGYPTLKGYGSADGLIPEKGRNMYEDILLKSGNQSDVIAYASNYKPLGIYVLHGDADRTVSVEYARQMRKLLGTFHPDFSYYEYPGGSHWYSNESVDWKPLFDYFKIHQRKTTNEVDHIDFKTSNPGISATYYWSTIYQQIKPLDYSQIVLTRNLEKRTLIGKTDNVQILKLNLEGFQKNEPITIDIDSSNTITYQWNTIEQSVVYLKRETQGWLVVERPKLDQKGPHRNGSFKEAFNHSMVYVYGTTGTKDENKWALEKVLHDAEAWYYRGNGTFDMIADRDFDAEKYIDRNIILIGNAKTNSAWNKLLSDCPITVTSDQIKIDKQTYKGNNLGGYFYWKKPGTETRGVGVITGTGLKGMQATGANQYFAGASGFPDYMFFNLDMLKNGPENIIDAGFYSNEWKIEAK, from the coding sequence ATGCAATACCAGCAATCACTCTTAAATATAAAATCGATTTTCATAATCTTGTTTTTAAGTTTAATAATCATACCTTCTTCGGCACAAAACATACATCGCTTTACAGAAGGGCTTAGCATAGAAGCATCCTTTACCTATGGAAGGGAAGCCATATATACAGACGAACTACTCTGGTATTTTTACCAGCATAAATTATCCACCCCTGTGGCAGGAACAACTTTAGATGGCAAAGATGATAAAGCTTTATGGACTATTGTAAAAGCCGATACTAGTGGCTTCTTTAGACGTCAACAAAATAGAGCGACCAACCTACAGCAACCCAATAATCCACCAGGACCAGGTCGTATTGCACAGCAAAGTCAAAACACAACATCTGCCGCATCAACATATAGAGGGCCGCGCCCGAGCTATCTTTATCTTACTTACCATTCAAATAAAGAACAGGCCGCTCTACTCAATATCAGAGGGAATAGCGCAGTTCTTATTAATGGTGAAATGCATACTGGCGACCCCTATCGTATGGGCTGGCTATATATTCCCGTCCAGTTGAAGAAAGGCTTAAACGAATTTTATGTAAGAGGTTCTTTCATAGCTGCGACACTCAGTTTTCCAAAAAACAAAATACAGATAGCAACCGAAGACCTGACACTTCCAGATATCGTACAGGGTAAACAAAATCAGAATCTCCTTATCGGCCTAGTTCTGATTAATACAAGTAATAAAAATATTCATAATATAAAAATTCAGAGCAATACTGGAGGGAGAAAAGTAATTTCAACAGCACCTGTTCTTATGGCCAATAGTACACGGAAAATTATCGTTCCTGTTGATGCATCTGCAATAAATAGTTTAGGTGAAGTACAAACTGATATCGCTATCTGGGATAAAGAAAAGTTGATCGAGACGAAAAAAATACCGCTGAGAAGTGTATCGGGAAATACTCCCTATCGAATCACATTCATCAGCAAAATAGATAATAGTTTACAATATTATGCCGTAAATCCAGCCTTAGGAGGAGAAAAAGCAGGAGATGCACTTTTCTTTTCAGTACATGGTGCCGGTGTAGAAGCCTTAGGGCAAGCACAGGCTTATCAAGCAAAGGATTGGGGAACACTTGTCGCACCGACCAATCGTCGCCCCCGCGGGTTCAACTGGGAGGATTGGGGCAGAATGGACGCTTTAGAAGTACTCGACCTTGCCCAACAAACGTTAAAGCCAGACAGCCAAAAAATTTACTTAACTGGTCATTCCATGGGCGGACACGGCACCTGGTTCCTAGGCGCTACTTATCCAGAAAAGTGGGCAGCAATAGCACCTTGTGCAGGATATCCAACTTTAAAAGGCTACGGATCTGCTGATGGGCTGATACCAGAAAAAGGCCGAAATATGTATGAAGACATATTATTAAAGTCAGGAAATCAAAGTGATGTAATTGCATATGCAAGCAACTACAAACCTTTAGGAATATATGTGCTCCATGGTGATGCTGATCGAACAGTATCTGTTGAATATGCACGTCAAATGCGTAAATTACTCGGAACTTTTCATCCGGATTTTAGCTATTACGAATATCCAGGTGGATCACATTGGTACAGTAATGAAAGTGTCGACTGGAAACCTTTATTTGATTACTTTAAAATACATCAAAGAAAAACAACAAACGAAGTCGATCATATTGATTTCAAAACATCAAATCCTGGTATCTCAGCGACATACTACTGGAGTACGATCTATCAACAGATTAAGCCACTTGATTATTCACAAATTGTACTTACTAGAAATCTGGAGAAAAGAACCCTAATCGGTAAAACAGATAATGTACAGATATTGAAATTAAATTTGGAAGGTTTTCAGAAAAATGAACCCATCACGATTGATATCGACAGCTCCAATACAATTACCTATCAGTGGAATACAATTGAACAATCTGTAGTGTACCTCAAAAGAGAAACCCAAGGTTGGTTAGTTGTTGAAAGACCAAAGCTAGATCAAAAAGGCCCTCACCGGAACGGTTCTTTTAAAGAGGCCTTTAACCACAGTATGGTGTATGTTTATGGTACAACCGGAACTAAAGACGAAAATAAATGGGCTTTAGAAAAAGTACTCCATGATGCTGAAGCATGGTATTACAGAGGTAATGGAACATTTGATATGATAGCTGACCGCGACTTTGATGCAGAAAAATACATTGATCGCAATATTATATTAATTGGTAATGCAAAAACAAATAGTGCTTGGAACAAACTGCTTAGTGACTGCCCAATTACGGTAACGTCTGATCAAATTAAAATAGATAAACAAACTTATAAAGGCAATAATTTAGGCGGTTACTTTTACTGGAAAAAACCAGGAACCGAAACCAGAGGTGTTGGCGTGATTACAGGAACTGGACTTAAAGGAATGCAGGCCACAGGAGCAAATCAATATTTTGCAGGAGCTAGTGGTTTTCCAGATTATATGTTCTTCAATTTAGATATGTTAAAAAATGGTCCAGAGAATATAATAGATGCAGGATTTTACTCGAATGAATGGAAGATAGAAGCAAAATAA
- a CDS encoding SMP-30/gluconolactonase/LRE family protein, protein MTIHRNIKLTVAILTIIFSSPVFGQTPSKFYDQAKIEVFHPDFKKIIDPLIKIELLAEGFQWTEGPVWVQKGNYLLFSDTRLNTIYKWSSKNGVEKFIQPAGYQGTEIYSEEPGTNGLVINKEGYLVACDHGNRQIVQIDLNKRKFTPLSTHWKQLRFNSPNDICQHDHGDYFFTDPPYGLPNREVDTINREIISNGVYRLDSFGNAIQIISNLTRPNGIALSTKQDKLYVSISDHKHPFIMEYSLNNKLEVGKPEVFVDFKLKFPSEPMAADGIKVHPDGYVFAAAGSGIIILNDKGDVIGRIKLGIATANCNFGGDGYLYITASDKLLRVPLLKL, encoded by the coding sequence ATGACTATTCATAGAAACATAAAATTGACAGTAGCTATATTGACTATAATATTTTCATCACCTGTATTCGGACAAACTCCTTCAAAATTCTATGATCAAGCTAAAATAGAGGTATTTCACCCCGATTTTAAAAAAATAATTGACCCTCTTATAAAAATTGAGTTACTAGCAGAAGGTTTCCAGTGGACAGAGGGACCGGTATGGGTTCAAAAAGGTAACTATCTCTTGTTTAGCGACACAAGGCTGAACACCATATATAAGTGGTCCTCAAAAAATGGAGTAGAGAAATTTATACAACCTGCAGGATACCAAGGAACTGAGATCTACAGTGAAGAACCAGGTACTAATGGGCTCGTGATCAACAAAGAAGGATATCTCGTTGCATGTGATCATGGGAATAGACAAATTGTTCAGATCGATCTCAATAAACGAAAATTTACACCATTAAGTACACACTGGAAACAGCTCAGATTTAATTCCCCTAATGATATCTGTCAACATGATCATGGAGATTACTTTTTCACTGACCCTCCTTACGGACTCCCTAACCGGGAAGTGGATACTATAAATAGAGAGATCATTAGTAATGGTGTATATCGACTAGATTCCTTTGGAAACGCGATCCAAATAATCTCTAATTTAACAAGACCTAATGGTATAGCACTTTCAACAAAACAAGATAAACTGTATGTCTCCATTAGTGATCACAAGCACCCATTTATTATGGAATATTCTTTAAATAATAAATTAGAAGTGGGAAAACCAGAGGTTTTTGTTGATTTCAAATTAAAGTTTCCATCAGAACCAATGGCTGCCGATGGTATTAAAGTACATCCTGACGGATATGTTTTTGCCGCTGCTGGAAGCGGAATTATCATACTGAACGATAAAGGAGATGTAATAGGTAGAATTAAACTCGGAATTGCAACGGCAAACTGTAATTTCGGTGGAGATGGATATCTATATATAACTGCCTCTGATAAACTCTTACGCGTTCCCCTTCTGAAATTATAA
- a CDS encoding NAD(P)-binding domain-containing protein, whose amino-acid sequence MKVEKIQDVIVVGAGQAGLAIGYYLKNHRIKHIVLEQHFIGYSWKEHRWDSFKMNTPNWMTTLPGMDIPINKREYFMTKEEFVMYLKKYVRTFNLPILENHKVIGIEKTDIGFAVNIEKEGVFYTFLSKAVVIASGIMNKISLPKLWKNVPAHVKQFHASEYKNVKQMPTGNILVVGGGQSGCQIAEELALAKRKVYLAGSKVARAPRRYKGKDIMEWMDRMGMMDMSSKLLKEKSHLLAVQPQVSGLGLLGHTVSYQSLYSIGVTILGGLKGVDDENLYFDDNAKSNIHYADETSVFIKSQVDAYLEKHSAFISEEEEDLSDCPDNNYVSASDLRILCLRDFDIATIIWATGFGYDFSYLNASLVDDKGRPEHVDGEMLTEGLYCIGFPWLRKKKSGLVFGVSDDAKAIVEKIMQNLNKNQ is encoded by the coding sequence ATGAAAGTTGAAAAAATACAGGATGTTATTGTTGTCGGAGCTGGGCAAGCTGGACTGGCCATAGGCTATTATCTTAAAAACCATAGAATAAAACATATCGTATTGGAGCAGCATTTTATTGGTTATTCGTGGAAAGAGCATCGCTGGGATTCATTCAAAATGAATACACCGAACTGGATGACCACTCTTCCTGGTATGGATATTCCGATTAATAAAAGGGAATACTTTATGACTAAAGAAGAATTTGTAATGTATTTGAAAAAGTATGTTCGAACATTTAACCTACCTATATTAGAAAACCATAAAGTAATCGGAATTGAAAAAACTGACATAGGTTTTGCTGTTAATATAGAGAAGGAGGGTGTATTTTATACATTTTTATCAAAAGCAGTTGTAATCGCTTCGGGTATTATGAATAAGATTTCATTGCCCAAGCTATGGAAAAACGTACCTGCTCATGTAAAACAATTTCACGCTTCCGAATATAAGAATGTGAAACAAATGCCTACTGGAAATATATTGGTTGTGGGAGGTGGGCAATCAGGTTGTCAGATTGCTGAAGAACTGGCTCTGGCAAAGAGAAAAGTATATTTAGCTGGAAGTAAAGTCGCAAGAGCACCACGCCGCTATAAAGGGAAAGATATCATGGAATGGATGGATCGGATGGGGATGATGGATATGTCCAGTAAGTTGTTAAAAGAAAAATCTCATTTACTTGCTGTGCAACCTCAAGTTTCAGGTCTAGGTTTGTTAGGACATACGGTAAGTTATCAATCATTGTATAGTATAGGGGTCACAATTCTTGGTGGTTTAAAAGGCGTAGATGATGAAAATCTATATTTTGATGATAATGCTAAAAGTAATATCCATTATGCAGATGAAACCTCGGTTTTTATTAAGAGTCAAGTAGATGCTTACCTTGAAAAGCATTCTGCATTTATTTCAGAAGAAGAGGAGGATCTTTCAGATTGTCCTGATAATAACTATGTTTCAGCTTCCGATTTACGTATACTTTGTTTAAGAGACTTTGATATAGCTACAATAATTTGGGCTACAGGGTTTGGATATGACTTTAGTTATCTAAATGCATCTTTAGTTGATGATAAGGGAAGACCTGAGCATGTAGATGGTGAAATGCTAACGGAGGGTCTTTATTGCATAGGCTTTCCCTGGTTACGGAAGAAAAAATCAGGACTTGTTTTTGGAGTAAGTGATGATGCAAAAGCAATTGTAGAAAAAATTATGCAAAATTTGAATAAGAACCAATGA